In Juglans regia cultivar Chandler chromosome 13, Walnut 2.0, whole genome shotgun sequence, the DNA window TTGAGTCTACAACCCATTTCAAGCTCCTTTTTTAATCACTAGGCTACACCCTGATGTGTCTAGTTGTGCCACAGttagtaatatataatttatcattagtGCCCTTGTTTCGCTTtgtatttttaagtttatattATTGCTTGTTTGTCATAACTGACCAagattattaatattgattggATCCTACAAATTCAAGTTTTATGATGAACTTTAAATTATTGAAGGATGAAGTCTTCATTTGATGCGGATTCCTTCTCCACTACTCGCCTGCAAAGTGGTGGATAAGGAGAATGCAGCACCCCGTTCAATAGCATATATGATAATGTGGTGGTCCAACCATCACAAGCTAAAGGTGAACAAAGGTCAcacactaaaaaaatttaataagttgTCTTTCACCATAGAAGAGGATAATCTCCTTATTTCAGCTTGGCTAAACATTTGCATTGATGCTATATGGGGGATTgacaaaaaatctacacaaatTTGGGAAGAATTTATGAATACTATAATgagtataaaaaaccaaacactCCTAAACGTTCGATTGCTTCATTGACCAATCGATTGCAAACCatccaaaaatgcacaaacaaGTTTTGTGTTGTTGTAGCACAAGTAGAGTCTTTGCATCCAAGTGGTATCACAGAGATGGAAAAGGTATTAAATTTGTTTctcctttagttttttttatatgtttgggCTTATTTACATACTAACTTTATCACTTTGTTCATTTAacattgagaatataaaaattatgtacaaAGAGGTTGATAAGACAAGTTTTACCATGGAGCACTATTGGTGTCTATTGatacaccaaccaaaatggccACAACATCAATCAACATTATCAATGAGAAGGAAACCACCTAGAAAATGTCCGGCCAGTACTAGATTAACTCCAGACGGAGACGATATGTTGGATGACAACGTCGAGATCACCCATGAGAGACATCCAGGCAAAAAggctgagaaagaaaaagaaagaaagaggaagtcTAGAGAAGTATCAGATGCTGAATTTAACCATGCTTTAACTCGCATGACAAATGATAGAAATATATACATGGTGGAGAAAGAGAAACAGTAAGCAAGGCAAAGCGGGATAGAAGTGAACACATTGTACTTGAGAAGAAGAAGTTCGAAACTAAAATAATGCAATTAGATCTAGTTGGCATGAATGCAAAGCAGCAAGTTTATTTCCAACGTCTTTAGGATGAAATTTACAAAGCTTTAATGAATTAAGTTTGCAATCACATCACCATCTGAGAACCCATCCACACCTTTTGAATGTGTGTAAGTATTTGTTTAGCCTATTTTGATGTTATAATTAACAGTAGTATATGTTTAACATATACTTTGTCTAATTTTAGTGGTCGTCCAGCCACATGTGATGGAAATACATGTGGCTAGTCGGCAACTATGTGACCAGATGTGGTTACCCCACTTTTAATTTTGTGATTGGacattgtctttattttttgtgatgggcAAATTTTTGTGATGGGTTGATTTTTGTGATggttatatttttgtgattagtTGAATTGTGGAATGTTGGTTGTATCATGAATGTTTGTAGACAGTTTTCAATTACTCGAGTTATGATGTATACTCCAAGTTTATCAATTTCTTCTCTTTATCCAAATTTCCtattatataacattaatattttcttgtgactcttaatttaaaaaaaaatattaattaaaaaatattaaaaaaatattattaaattaataatattttattattattttaactaataaagACGGAGCCCATGCATTTCATATccatgtatcattactcaaattAAGGCATATTCCGACTATTTCACAAGTAGCAAATACCACCGGCGGCCGGAATGATGTTTAGTGATTGCCTTAAAAATAATTAGCATTAgggtaattaaaaatttaggatttatattttaaggttttagatctttcctttaaaagaattaattcgCTGTAGTTGAGCTTATTGTAAGTTTTTAAGATATTGAGGTGGCGTGTTAGGACTGAATTTTACACCTAATCCTTACATCAGCactttccaaaataaaaatataaagacaagaacaacaatcaattaaaatattaaaattttcagaaaacaaaGTTGCATTCAATATAAATTGGCACagtttgaatttagaaagtatttcattttatcttatcttatcattataatttttttaaattctcacataaaatataataaataatttaattttttcaaatcttaaaataataataatattaaaaaataatattctaataatattttttcatctttaatctaaaaccatctcatctcattttttaatccaaatcaGCTCAAAAAATTCTTccattgaagaaaaagaaatctacaagagaaaatgaagaaaattataaatgtttagtAGTTCAAATGGTGATTGTCAAAATTGATATATAGTTGGTAATAACTGCAGATGGTGGTGGACTTTGAGGGAGTTaccctttattattttcttctttctttctttcattttcttttgagagAGAGTGGTTCTCTCATTGGAAGTAATTGCAATCAAAccttataaattttactttagAATATAATACTTAATCacaaacccaataaaaaaaatggcctttttattataagttctgaaatagaaaataaaaaatgaagttgTGTGACTGAGGAATCAGGTAGTATTATGTGTAGAATTCAAGCCCGTCTTGGGCCTTGGCTGTATTATGTTTGCAACAACTACATGAGtagatagaaataaaattagaggCACACACATTCGGACCTTTCGTTTTCATGTCTAAAGAAGCTTTGGGCCCCTTTCAAGTCCATGTCTGTGCTGAATACAAGCCTACCCCAGCAAGACTTTCTTTCAATAATATTCCCATCTGCAAATATTTAAGAAGACCCTAAAAAAGGCGTTTCGAAACTCGCCTAAAGCTGAGGATCGAAGATAAAGAGATTGAACGCACAGGAGCTGTCCCCCCCCTCCTTTATATGTTGGATTGATGGTGGGTGGGTGGGGGGGGGATCGCAATCCAATAACCAAACAGCTTTACACTTAAACCAACTTTAGCAAGCTGGTCAGAATGAATGTATGTGCATGTTTCCGACATAGCttttctcatttctcttctAAATATTAGCTACGTACATAGCCCACAATCCATGTAGTTTGTTCTAGATGATgcttttcttccaaaaaaaaaggCATTGGAAAGATGTAGACTTCTCTCTGCAGCATTCCAGCCTTGAGTTGAGCCAATTTCTGATAAAAACGAAAGGGAGGGGATGAGAGTCTAAGCTGGACCTTTAATAATTGAAAGTGGTTACCGTATATGCCACcttttttccttcattcatCACTAAACTTTTATCTGTCATGGGTACACACATGGGTCAATACGTCATGCATGTTGGGCATTGTCTTTTCATTCTTCTTGAACATATCTTCTTCGATCGGCCAGAGATTCTGTGATCAAATTCAAGTGTAATTCAGCCTAAGTTGCTTTGTTGGGTTGTCAAAATCTAAGCATTGCCGTGCCATGCATGCACCTAATTCATTTATTGACAAGTTggttaattattatatagagaaaatTTGATCCTAAGGTCCTTGATTTTGTTCCTGTTGTCGGATCAAGacttgaatttttcattttcatcagatgatcatgatcaggagtACTTGATCACTTGTCAATTAATGCATGGGTCTGTTTATCGATTTTAGGAAATAATCTATCTATACTGTCTTTAACTTTACACTTCACTAGAATAACATGACTTTCACATATCTAagaaaagttaaataataataataataataaaattaaaatgaaaaagaatcttGAAAACTTAGTTCATGAAAGGAATTCATGGGTATCCTATCCCTCCCAGTACCTCTCACACGGTACTCCCTCCTTGAGGCTACCAAGTTTTAGATTTGTTTAGTAAGACCTAGTTTGATTacacagataagatgagatgaaagttaaaaattaaataaaatattgttagaatataattttttaatattatttttattttaatatttaaaaaaattgaattatttattatattttatataagaatttaaaaaaattgtgatgatgAGATGATCATCTCATATACcaaaccaaacaaggcctaataTGGCTCGATATCTTAAATTTCTCGTCTCTAATTACACTGACGAATGTGGCATATTTTACATGATTTCTTACATCAATGATCAGTACTCAagtgaaaatcaatttaaattaattCGTCACTTCAAGGGAAATTAatcatgattttctttaataaatggTATGAGTTGGTTACTTTAATATATAGCACTGCTTATAAATCTATCAAAAACATCTTATGATCGTTTaggtcaagaaaaattatatataccacaccaccatctcactttcatcttattatataagatgtgtcatatttattactattggATGATCATTACTATTGAATGATTCTTTATTatctaatgatgataaatatcatGACACATCTTATATAATAGGATAAAAGTGAGATGATAGTTTAGTGCATAGCATTACTCGTAGGTCAAATATGAGTTAACCATAACCCGACTCATAGTTAATTAAGCGGATCAGATCTTCCAACCCTaacctattaattaattttgtgttgAGTTCTTATATATCGAGTTTATAGGGTATGAGAAAATTGGTCAGCTAGCTTTAATTATCAAGTACGAAAATTGCCTCaatttattgttgttattaaGGTTGCCTTAATTTTGCAGTTGACCTTAATGTCATGGTGGAGCATGCAATTGtgtgagaattgaaaaaaattgtaataataagatgagatgaaaccgtttttTTATCTAAACGGGTCTAGTCAACGTTGTTTAATGgcaattaatcattttttacaacctttaacaaaattattttttttttcttcgatcCAATCATTTTTTTGCAAACATGATCAATAAAAAGTCATTttcatctaaataaaatataaaaattggaaaaaaaaatgttaatgatAGTAATTGCCAAAAAGGGTTGTCAAATGGGGATATTGATgccatcatgtatatattattttgtttaaaagtttagatgcagtattgccaccatatatatatataatggtcgCAACAACCAGTACTACTAGCTAATTAACATCTTTACCGCGCGCTACCGCCATAAACAGATCAGTCGAAACCACTCGTAGTACGTACTGCCATTCATGCGTGCCATAAACTTCATGCATGGGATGAAAAGGAACATGATGTCGttacaactattattttatagcGCATGGAAAATGATACACATAATACATCTATTTTCACAAGAacaatattagatacagtctcCATTTGAGGACTGCAATGCAAGCTTAAGTTATTTTTAgctttaaaactttttaaaattgatgttttctctcaCAATTCTTTACATGACAATCGTGTTTTAAATCATgaagattatttttgtaaaatatcttataaaagtaacgtcactttataaaaatattctaattttagaACATGATCATTATGTAGgtatcattactcatatattcAAAAATGGTTGTGCAAATTAAGATTAAAtgattgtgaaaaaaaaatatatatatatatatatatataattgtgtaaaGGGTCGTGAAAATGATTGTATGgatatcattttaaaacttgaTTAGCCTTTTTGACGAAGTTTGGAAGATAATTAATTTAGTCCATGATCTAGGCTAAGAATGTTATGATTCTCACTTATagctaataataaataattattaaactaattaaatattaagactTGTATATGAAACTTAATTGGGTCCTGTGTTATATATGTCTCTTGAGGAAGATTTTTGTCTCttaaaattaacatatataataatgaaaccTGGGACCCGACTTATCTTAGACAGCAAGCTTGACTTAAAGCTGTCTGTTCCAATATATATCTTTGAGATATCCATCCAAGTTAATTTGGTGTACATGGTGTAGCTAGTTGATTCAATATGCCACCTcggaaaattttaatttaattttactgtcattacaagaaaaatgcttatatgtgatcagttatttataaagaaaattatcattttttattaaaataagtctattctcatcgtaaataatcgtttttcttgtaatatgcaTGGTAGAGGTATACATGATGTGCATGAGTATCATTTATATATGAAACCGATCGACCGATATATGATATTCTTGATGATCAATAAGGGTTATATTAGCAATTCAATTAGAAAAGTTCAAACATATAAAGTCATACGTACAGAAATGCCATTAATAGACACTCATGTGCTTCACATGATCGGTTCGATCAAATTGGCACATAATAGGGACCTACACATCATTCATCATGTGGTGGCATATatgcataaattaatataaagctCATGCATGTGGggtttttttctctaaaaaaataggTTAATTTTCTAAGGAgggccctctctctctctctttctctctctctctctctctctctctctatatatatatatatatatatatagctagaggTGTGGATGAGAAAAACAATAAGCATATTTTGGTGTACCATTAATGGTATTAATtcggagctagctagctagctgttgcTACATCAAATCCtccttttaattcatttgatgcTTCGCAATAGTGCAATAtcatgcattaatatatatatatatatatatatatatatatatatataaatgttaggTGATCACCGCATGCATCTAACCCAATCCATCCAAAGCTATATATTTCTAAATCCCCAACGGTACTTGGATCAAAGTTAATAGTTTTGACCCCAATTAtcacttttcttttaaaagtgcTTCCTTGCACGAGTAATTTCAAGGAGTTATAGTAATTTATTTGCTTAATCTTTTTAATAGGTTCGGTTAGGAATTCATAACTTTGTTAGCTAGGTAGGTAGATGCATGGGCTTCCTCCTTCCATTGAGAAATAAGCATTAATTACCATATCATGATCATATTTATCCTCACTCGTGTACTTTTGGTGGATAGCTGCATTTATAATATTGTcatgttttcattttaataaaaacaaggaactatatacatatatatatatactagcagtgtatttacgtgcgatgcacgtttgccctgtattaggttattctaaaatataaacatctaatgtagaataagagaatttaatgataaggtctatgaagataacataattaattgtttaagtaaaatataattgtttaaaatctctaataatagatttagacagactatatgtttaagcaagtcaggaaagtgaatattacataattgtttttttggttactgAAAGTAGAGTTTAAAACGActtaatattacataattgtttcttttgctacTGAAAGTAAAGTATGAaacaactaaatattacataatggattcaaagtggtgtgttTTCTTCATTCACAGCattgttctcctcattcacagcatttatggagagaacgttgaagtttttgtgacgttgtttttggagttgatctaaatctgcacccaattgtatgatccatttttttgtggaacataattttgcaatattttggatatacggtaaatgttcctgtatggtgaataaatataatgtaaaagatatttttaataatttcctatttgaatatctaaaattaaatgtttttaaaatataaattggaatatGAATAAGTTGGTTACCTCTCCTGTATGTTCCATTAGTTCGATTGCTGTGCAACCTAGAGCTTCTTCTGCGATTTTACCGAACATGACAGCTCCTAGTCGTGCATTACCATCGTCAACGTCGATGTAAGCTCGACAgctatataaacaaactatattttttagtctgaatgattaagcaataatttgaatataatataaaattgattaaagaaaCATTTACgacgtaaaatatgaatataagatgtataccgtggttgtgcattactcatgtatttgtaatgataacattgaaatttttcattttgttcatatccAGTCCCCTTTTTACACCCGATGCAGGAcatgtagaagaatatttgatggAGATCGACCACACAAATAGTtgctttaatccaaaattttgctttctgcattaattttgcaacagatatatatttttagtggttgtaaataatatgtaacCTTAAGATAAGGTTAGAAATGTACCGTCATTGGttgtaatgatttaagaaaaccagcaagatcatcaagcttaattatgtctttcatgtcaacaTTTGATGCCGACGCTGATGCTGATGCCGTTGtgtgatgtagatttttttcgacGATTTCTTCAAGCAGTGCATGGTTTAGTATCgtcctaaatatttttagaataatttaaaatgaatgagagaaatcatGGAGGAAAAGATATAGTAGGTACaaattgtacatatatataataaagtaagaaagaattaCCATTGACATAATGGAATTGCAGCAGGGATGACAGGATTTAAGGTAAATACACTCGTTGGTTGAGACGAAAGAGAGAGacctatattataaagaaaagaaatttgttagtagataataacattctatttttaataaatactgaTATTATAAGTTGTGTAATATACCATTGTATGAACCAACTTTTATACGTGTTGCGAGTAGAGTTGGCTTAACTTCAATAATATCAGAGATTGTTCGgcattcaccatccacaaatCGACTCCACATAGTCAACCATATGGGCATTAGGCTGTAAAATTTAGGAGaaagtatttaaaagtgtagcatgatgaaatagtattgaaaaaaagttaattaaagaatttattaatatcacatataaAGTTGAGAAATCTTTTTTACCTCTGGtcgataacatatattttttgaatttttgttggcCCATGTATTGAGGTAATTTCTCTAGGAGGTTTCATGTATATTGCGATTGCCAGAATAGCTGTCCaattatgttaaataaaatttttgtgaaaactGAATAAGAGTATCAAGATGTATGTTAAATATATCGATGTGATGTTTACCTATTTCGGTTCCAGTGTCTTTGTAGTCATGCAGATTGGTGAATGGGATAATATCATATTCTGGTGATTGTAATTCCACTTCGTCATCTGGAATGTTTTCGatgattgttcttgaatttaagatccacTGGTATTCATGCGCTTCAATTCTATGCCTGGGATCTAAAGGCTTAACATAAGCATTACTGATGTAGTAAGACCGGAAGATGTGTAACATGTCATTACGTAGGTCTATATATTtgccgaaaattgttgcttgtAGTCGGTTGCCCTgcataatattgtataaatgaatagttatttGTATTCTATTGATTGTgaaatagtatttattaaatatatataagatttaatctgAGAATATAGTTAGAATGAATCTATGTTGTAAggggaaaatatatttattttggatatatcatgtgaaagaatataatataaatattaagtatatttttgcaaGAATGATGATGATGTCAATGTGTTACCTCAGGGTCTATCAATGtcagattttgattttttgtcgGCGAATGTTGTGCAGTACGTTTGGGAGATTTGTCTGACACAATCATCTTGATGCTCCAATTTCTTGTACTTGGAGTAATGTCTTTGATTGATGTATAGATAGTCCTCATGTTGAAGCCTACTTATGaatgaagagaaagaaaatattagtttaaacaattgaatttaaataaaacaatttcaataaaagaaaaataggaagttctgaaaattacataatggaaaaacaaattgtattcaattgagaggtatatattgaaatttgattacttACAGAAGTTTATGATGGATATTCTAGTGTTagtaattctttataaacaatattatttgtttcagcTTCTTCACAATCTTGAGTTGATATTGGTCTTATAAGAACTTTTACTGAAGCAGaagtcttggctcttgatagtgCTACATAGAGTTGGCCATGACAAAATACAGGTTGAGGCAAGTatacaccaacaaaatctaatgtctgtccttgtgctttatttattgtcatcgcaaaacttaatctgataggaaattgtgttcttttgaatggaaaacTACTATTATCGTCTGCATTTGGTAAGAAATGAATCATTGgtatgaaaactctttttccGGTGTGGTGATCAACTGCAATTTCAGCATCAATGATATTTCGTTCAAAGTTGCGACAAATAAGACGTGTTCCATTGCATAAACCTTCTGAAGGATTGACATTTCTGAGTAACATGataggacaatttttttttagtaacagCTCATGAGGTGGAAGTCCATTTGGTGtcaatgtatttaaaaaatcctcCATGATTCCTTGTTCTGATGTATCAATCGTTTCATCGAAGCTATAGTATTGTGTAACTGTACTAGGAAATCTTTGAATAAGTATTGTATTTATCTCATCGACAGAGTTGTTCTTTGGTGTCAAGATAGCTCGATTTGTCATTTCGGATAAATTCTCTGAATAGCTGCCAATATCTTGGAAGACTGCATCGATCAGATCATCTAAAGACTCCACATCATTTTTGTAAGGAATGAGCATTTCATTAGGAATTTTGATCTTATTCTCAATTGTGATTGGTGTTGTTCCATTTCCGACCTGAAGCAAATAATTTGAGAAGTTTGGATCGAATCTTGCTCGCATATTTTTACTCAACCTAATCTTAGTTAAAGTAGACCACAAATATGACGATGCTAAACTGGCATTAACTTCTTCTTGTCTTGTGCCTTTCCGAATCACAGGTAAGACTTGACGAAAATCTCCACCGAATACGAtaatttttccaccaaatggTAATCTTGAATCAGTTATGTCTcgtaacattttatccaatgCTTGCATACATTCTTTTCTAGACATAGGTGCTTCATCCCATATGATTAGCTTTGCAAGACGTAACAATTTGGCAAGAGCACCTTGTTTGCTTACACAACAGGTACTATTTTTGTCAAGATCTAATGGAATTTTGAAGCGTGAATGGGCTGTTCGACCTCCAGGTAAAATAGATGCAGCAACACCAGACGATGCAGTTGCAAGAGCAATTAAGTTTCTTGATCTTACTGTAGCGAGAAGTGCTTTATATAAGAATGTTTTCCCTGTTCCGCCCGGACCATCAATGAAAAATGCAGCAGATTCATTTAGAAGGACTTTCTGCAAAATTGATTCATATGCGTGTTGTTGTTCAAAATTAAGACTCATCGAAGCCATAAGATCTTCTTCTGGTATCAGAACTgcaaattcatcatttatttctctagCTTCAGTTTCGTTCTGATCGAAAGAGACATCATGTTCTATTAAATGAAACATGTTTATGTCTTTTCCCATCGATTCAAGTGTAGAAGAGATGCTTCGTAAGACTTTTGTCCTAATATCTGCTGATGTTGCAACACTTGTTTGGAAATCACTTGACATATCTTGTTCAAAATATTCCCAAAGTTCTCTAGGATTTGTTGGATTACAGTATACTAAAATTGTTACAAATAACCGTCTTAAACTGTGTGGTATTTGGTATAAGGAAGCCTCTTGCATACAATCTTGTAAACTGGTATCTCTTTGTAACAAACCATGTAATGTAGCTGCTTCACGAAAGGTTGGTGCAGTGACATTGCCAACTGTTTTGATGTGGTCAAATGATAAAGGGCCTCTTATATGATTTAATAATATCCGTAAGTAATACCTTTCACCTTCGAATGGACTTGCTGTAACAATGCGGCCTATaacagttttcttctttcttggagtccatattttgtgttgttggttcCAAACAAAAGCTTCAGGAAATTCTTTGTACAGTAGTTTTCGTGCATTTTCATTAACTTGATTTGTTGAAAAGAATTCAGTCAACATTGATTTTGCCGTAAAATCAGATCTCAGAACATTGTTAAGGTTGTCATGTGCATGAAAAGCTACCAGATGTTGATCTTCAAGATGTAGATGTAAACTGTAAACTGATGGATGCATTTCATTAAGAATAAAACCGtatattctccacatagctTCTGGTGGAGCAATCCATCTGGCTGATTGAAATTGTTGAATTTCATCTATATCTTGGATGTTTTGTCCAGGAATCAAGTTGAAAGCAACACGATCATGACCTTtataaatgtacttataaaggTATTTGACTGCTTTGATTGTTGAGCAAATTTCTACATTCAAGTGACAATCAAATTTTGCGAGGAGATATGGATTATGTGGAACAACCCAATGGTTATCTAAATCTTTGCCTCTGACTTTGACAGTCATTCCATTATCACAACGTTTGTACTGTGGGAAACAATCGATTCCAACGGTTGTGTTAGGTACAAAACCTTTTGGAAAGTGATTTTTACAACTGCCATTTGCTTTCATACACACATTGTTCGGATTCAGTACTCCACAGGGGCCATGCATCATATGTCTTTTTACTGTTTTGTATAAATGTAGATTTCTTTCTCTGTCAGGTATTTCTGCTGatacaatttcatcaaaagattctGGAGCATAGATTTTCCAATCTCTTTGTAGTATGATCAAGAAATGTGCATGTGGTAGTCCtctttttttatgttcaatGACGTATACATATGCTGAAACTTTCCCAAATATCTCCCGTTTGAATAATTCATCCTTCAGTTCTTCCAATTTTGCTCTAAAGATACGTGCAATCAAATCAGGACGattttgtgcttcttcttgTGGACCCAATTCATCTAAgatttctttccaacttgggTTGCATGTCATGGTTAAAAAGCTGTCCGGTTTTCCA includes these proteins:
- the LOC118344228 gene encoding uncharacterized protein LOC118344228; translation: MYVKIETSRLDYFRNKQQEIRSEVYQGIVDSLSIGQNNASKVGKRIILPSSFIGGPRDMRKRYMEAMALVQRFGKPDSFLTMTCNPSWKEILDELGPQEEAQNRPDLIARIFRAKLEELKDELFKREIFGKVSAYVYVIEHKKRGLPHAHFLIILQRDWKIYAPESFDEIVSAEIPDRERNLHLYKTVKRHMMHGPCGVLNPNNVCMKANGSCKNHFPKGFVPNTTVGIDCFPQYKRCDNGMTVKVRGKDLDNHWVVPHNPYLLAKFDCHLNVEICSTIKAVKYLYKYIYKGHDRVAFNLIPGQNIQDIDEIQQFQSARWIAPPEAMWRIYGFILNEMHPSVYSLHLHLEDQHLVAFHAHDNLNNVLRSDFTAKSMLTEFFSTNQVNENARKLLYKEFPEAFVWNQQHKIWTPRKKKTVIGRIVTASPFEGERYYLRILLNHIRGPLSFDHIKTVGNVTAPTFREAATLHGLLQRDTSLQDCMQEASLYQIPHSLRRLFVTILVYCNPTNPRELWEYFEQDMSSDFQTSVATSADIRTKVLRSISSTLESMGKDINMFHLIEHDVSFDQNETEAREINDEFAVLIPEEDLMASMSLNFEQQHAYESILQKVLLNESAAFFIDGPGGTGKTFLYKALLATVRSRNLIALATASSGVAASILPGGRTAHSRFKIPLDLDKNSTCCVSKQGALAKLLRLAKLIIWDEAPMSRKECMQALDKMLRDITDSRLPFGGKIIVFGGDFRQVLPVIRKGTRQEEVNASLASSYLWSTLTKIRLSKNMRARFDPNFSNYLLQVGNGTTPITIENKIKIPNEMLIPYKNDVESLDDLIDAVFQDIGSYSENLSEMTNRAILTPKNNSVDEINTILIQRFPSTVTQYYSFDETIDTSEQGIMEDFLNTLTPNGLPPHELLLKKNCPIMLLRNVNPSEGLCNGTRLICRNFERNIIDAEIAVDHHTGKRGNRLQATIFGKYIDLRNDMLHIFRSYYISNAYVKPLDPRHRIEAHEYQWILNSRTIIENIPDDEVELQSPEYDIIPFTNLHDYKDTGTEIAILAIAIYMKPPREITSIHGPTKIQKIYVIDQSLMPIWLTMWSRFVDGECRTISDIIEVKPTLLATRIKVGSYNGLSLSSQPTSVFTLNPVIPAAIPLCQCCRAYIDVDDGNARLGAVMFGKIAEEALGCTAIELMEHTGEMGILLKESLAGVGLYSAQTWT